Proteins co-encoded in one Macadamia integrifolia cultivar HAES 741 unplaced genomic scaffold, SCU_Mint_v3 scaffold3507, whole genome shotgun sequence genomic window:
- the LOC122068178 gene encoding F-box/FBD/LRR-repeat protein At1g13570-like, whose translation MEMDSCSTLDMLNNLPESILENIFSRLPTRDMVRTSVLSTKWRHKWISVPHLFFNDECIPVSNGSVGHDKLVKIINHVLLLHRDPILTFKISSSWLQTCSEIDSWILYLSLNSSTLTEFKLKISKSVRHSVLPCLFSFRKLIHLTLVGCIIVTPMRIDGFSCLTSLVFQKVTLSGATLKCLVSSCRQLERLTLIDMDGPTYIELSNPKLKYLQISGRFIGMCLKDLRHLVYACFNATTPALLGQRRTCNFSNILGSLVSIEKLVMGGWFMQSLVVGDVGTRLPSTYDHLKSLSFPLNAEDMKEILVAICLLNSSPNLQELEILLWHERGNGIVTIMDVLEAEDQLECTFNKLRIVNISTLFGMEIELVLVKFILANSPVLETMNISSAKNGIEVVTFLKVLLQFKRASPQAKIVYLDPET comes from the exons CGACGAGGGATATGGTGAGAACCAGTGTCCTATCAACTAAGTGGAGACACAAATGGATTTCAGTTCCACATCTCTTCTTCAATGATGAATGTATACCAGTTTCTAATGGTTCGGTTGGTCATGATAAACTTGTGAAAATTATCAATCATGTTCTTCTACTTCATAGAGATCCAATTCTAACATTCAAAATCTCTAGTTCATGGTTGCAAACCTGTTCAGAGATAGATAGTTGGATTCTTTACCTCTCATTAAATTCTTCAACTTTGACCGAATTTAAACTTAAGATTTCTAAATCTGTGCGTCATAGTGTTCTTCCATGTTTATTCTCATTTAGAAAACTGATTCATCTAACCCTAGTTGGTTGTATAATTGTAACTCCTATGAGGATTGATGGCTTTAGTTGTCTCACAAGTCTGGTTTTTCAGAAAGTCACACTCTCTGGTGCGACATTGAAATGTTTGGTTTCTTCCTGTCGTCAACTAGAAAGGTTGACATTGATTGATATGGATGGTCCTACTTATATTGAACTTAGCAATCCAAAACTCAAGTACTTGCAAATCTCTGGAAGATTTATTGGTATGTGCCTTAAAGATTTAAGACATTTAGTTTATGCATGCTTTAATGCGACAACTCCGGCTCTTCTTGGCCAACGGAGAACCTGCAATTTTAGCAACATTCTTGGCTCTCTAGTCAGTATTGAAAAGCTTGTCATGGGAGGCTGGTTTATGCAG TCCTTGGTTGTTGGTGATGTGGGGACTAGGCTTCCATCTACTTATGATCATTTGAAGAGCCTTTCCTTCCCATTAAACGCGGAGGATATGAAAGAGATTTTAGTTGCTATATGTTTACTTAATAGCTCCCCTAATTTGCAAGAGCTTGAAATCTTG cTTTGGCATGAAAGGGGCAATGGGATTGTTACCATCATGGATGTGCTAGAAGCTGAGGATCAATTGGAGTGTACATTCAACAAACTCCGGATTGTTAATATTTCTACACTCTTTGGCATGGAAATTGAATTGGTACTCGTTAAATTTATCCTTGCCAATTCTCCAGTACTTGAGACAATGAATATCAGTTCTGCAAAAAACGGCATTGAAGTAGTGACTTTTTTGAAAGTGTTGCTTCAATTCAAAAGAGCTTCACCACAAGCAAAAATTGTGTACTTGGATCCTGAAACCTGA